A genomic region of Jeotgalibaca ciconiae contains the following coding sequences:
- a CDS encoding PSP1 domain-containing protein produces the protein MKEVMGLRFIPNGTIFYYEKGNQSYQLNEKLIVQHGENEEIAKVVIYSKKCHEQDAAYASDNIIRKAEDADLIKEEKNKIEAAQALRIAKERARENKLEMKIIKAQYSFDRQKLTFLFSAAGRVDFRVLVRELASIFRTRIELRQIGARDEAKILGGIGPCGRPLCCSTFLGDFMPVSIKMAKDQGLSLNSAKISGICGRLMCCLNFENEAYEELKRSLPDYGEKIDTPEGQGKVIGLNILSQIVTVRFFKDNKTADYTWEELKGELV, from the coding sequence ATGAAAGAAGTAATGGGCCTGAGGTTTATCCCGAATGGAACGATTTTTTACTATGAAAAGGGGAACCAGTCTTATCAATTAAATGAAAAACTGATTGTTCAGCATGGTGAAAATGAGGAGATTGCCAAAGTTGTCATTTATTCAAAAAAATGCCATGAGCAAGATGCTGCATATGCTTCTGATAATATTATTCGGAAAGCAGAAGATGCTGATTTAATAAAAGAAGAGAAAAACAAGATTGAGGCGGCACAAGCTCTGCGGATCGCCAAAGAACGAGCAAGAGAAAATAAGCTGGAAATGAAAATCATAAAAGCTCAGTATTCTTTTGATCGTCAAAAACTAACTTTCTTATTTAGTGCAGCTGGCCGGGTTGATTTTCGCGTATTAGTAAGGGAGCTCGCTTCAATTTTCCGAACAAGAATTGAATTACGTCAAATTGGCGCACGGGATGAAGCAAAAATCCTTGGGGGAATTGGCCCTTGCGGTCGACCATTGTGTTGTTCGACTTTCCTAGGAGACTTCATGCCAGTTTCGATTAAAATGGCAAAAGATCAAGGTTTGTCGTTGAATTCAGCAAAAATATCTGGAATTTGCGGTCGTTTAATGTGCTGTCTGAACTTTGAAAATGAGGCCTATGAAGAATTAAAACGTAGTCTGCCTGATTATGGCGAAAAGATTGATACACCAGAGGGTCAAGGGAAAGTAATCGGTCTGAATATTCTATCTCAGATTGTAACGGTTCGCTTCTTCAAGGATAACAAGACCGCGGATTATACGTGGGAAGAATTAAAAGGCGAATTAGTATAG
- a CDS encoding tRNA1(Val) (adenine(37)-N6)-methyltransferase, with product MNESSQKKSQLLKAGERLDILKKENIQIIQSPSVFSFSLDAVLLANFASVPSSRKTKIVDFCSGNGAVAFLLTGKTTNPIIGVEIQDRLIDMAKRTVQLNELEDRVSFIQADINEITSEIQPDSVDIITCNPPYFKNIPSSTKNTYSEFTIARHEIKLNLNQLMKKTGQLLKMNGKAYFVHRPDRLLEILDTMRANRLAPKKIQFIYPKAGKEANMILIEAIKDGKEDGLHILPPFYVHDETGEYTKEVKAILFGE from the coding sequence TTGAATGAATCAAGTCAAAAGAAGAGTCAGTTACTAAAAGCGGGAGAACGCTTGGATATATTAAAGAAAGAAAACATCCAAATCATACAAAGCCCCTCCGTTTTTTCTTTTTCTTTAGATGCGGTATTATTAGCGAACTTTGCTTCCGTACCTTCTAGCCGTAAAACAAAAATCGTCGATTTTTGTTCGGGTAATGGAGCGGTTGCTTTTTTATTAACCGGAAAAACGACCAACCCGATTATCGGTGTGGAGATACAGGATAGGTTAATTGATATGGCTAAAAGAACCGTTCAATTGAATGAACTAGAAGATCGGGTATCTTTTATTCAGGCTGATATTAATGAGATTACAAGTGAAATTCAGCCAGATTCTGTAGATATCATTACTTGCAATCCACCTTATTTTAAAAATATTCCTTCAAGTACAAAAAATACTTATTCGGAATTTACGATTGCCAGACATGAAATAAAACTAAACTTGAATCAATTAATGAAAAAAACAGGCCAGCTCTTAAAAATGAACGGGAAGGCATATTTTGTGCACCGTCCAGATCGACTATTGGAAATACTGGATACCATGCGGGCGAATCGTCTAGCTCCTAAAAAGATTCAGTTTATCTATCCAAAAGCTGGTAAAGAAGCGAATATGATATTAATTGAAGCAATCAAAGATGGTAAGGAAGATGGTCTGCACATCTTGCCGCCCTTTTATGTACACGATGAAACAGGCGAATATACCAAAGAAGTGAAGGCGATTCTTTTTGGTGAATAA
- a CDS encoding YdcF family protein has translation MIFYVFSMLSLFAFIMLSLKQKHSQGKIIFLFGAGLAVFFGIIQRRAMPMESVVVRWAILFMKFIYSVAPYFLGLFSMITLVHAVQRLQKRRKSRKYLALVALSFLLLFLVVIVIWNKFTIQLRWIHSLEYLLAYVLIYMVFSFLLFVISVIIHQFKQIQLSQDYLIVLGTGILPDGTVSKILQYRLDKALSFYKKQKEQGEEPVTLIVSGGKGPDAPQSEAEVMKQYLIQKGMDPQNIIAEMNSVNTHQNFLFSKNIITKKKIGDKGVFVTNSFHILRSSLYARQLGVDAIGIGAKTPWHYLPYALVREYIALLLIYRHFHIATALLFLGIALILR, from the coding sequence ATGATTTTCTATGTTTTCAGTATGTTGAGTTTGTTTGCTTTTATCATGCTTTCATTAAAACAAAAACATTCTCAAGGGAAAATCATCTTTCTCTTTGGTGCGGGCTTGGCCGTTTTTTTCGGAATTATTCAAAGGCGCGCTATGCCAATGGAGTCAGTAGTGGTTCGGTGGGCAATTCTCTTTATGAAATTTATTTATAGCGTAGCACCTTATTTTCTAGGATTATTCAGTATGATAACGCTTGTTCACGCTGTTCAAAGACTGCAAAAACGAAGGAAATCACGAAAGTATTTAGCTCTTGTAGCTTTAAGTTTCTTGCTGCTTTTTTTAGTAGTCATTGTCATTTGGAACAAATTTACCATTCAATTAAGATGGATTCACTCTTTAGAATATTTGCTAGCATATGTATTGATATATATGGTTTTTTCTTTCTTACTGTTTGTAATAAGTGTCATAATCCACCAATTTAAACAAATACAGTTAAGCCAAGACTATCTTATTGTGCTAGGAACGGGCATATTACCCGATGGAACAGTAAGTAAAATTCTGCAATATCGTCTGGACAAGGCTCTCTCTTTTTATAAAAAACAAAAAGAACAGGGTGAAGAACCAGTTACTTTAATTGTGAGCGGTGGAAAAGGACCAGACGCGCCTCAATCAGAAGCAGAAGTAATGAAGCAATACCTCATTCAAAAAGGGATGGATCCTCAAAATATCATAGCAGAAATGAATTCCGTAAATACCCATCAAAATTTCCTCTTTAGTAAAAACATTATTACAAAGAAAAAAATTGGGGACAAGGGAGTTTTTGTTACGAATAGTTTCCACATTCTTCGCAGCAGCTTATATGCACGTCAATTGGGTGTAGATGCAATTGGAATCGGCGCCAAGACACCTTGGCATTATTTACCCTATGCTTTGGTGCGTGAATACATTGCCTTATTATTAATTTATCGTCATTTTCATATTGCAACAGCTTTGTTATTTTTAGGAATTGCTCTTATATTAAGGTGA
- the tmk gene encoding dTMP kinase: MNGIFITLEGPDGSGKTTALQAIAKQLPEYTDKKIVTTREPGGSPIAERIRTIILNPEHTEMDARTEALLYAASRRQHLVEKVIPVLTNGDLVLCDRFVDSSIAYQGYARGIGEEGIFQINDFATEGIQPDLTLYIDIDPEEGINRIQRSEGSRENNRLDQEKLTFHEKVREGYLQLLKKHPNRIVKIDGSQSPEKVAENCIEQILTHFSTNKKL; encoded by the coding sequence ATGAACGGAATATTTATCACATTAGAAGGACCGGATGGATCAGGAAAAACAACTGCCTTGCAGGCGATTGCGAAACAATTGCCTGAATATACGGACAAAAAGATTGTTACGACACGAGAACCAGGTGGTAGTCCGATTGCAGAAAGAATAAGAACGATTATATTGAATCCGGAACATACCGAAATGGATGCGCGAACCGAAGCATTACTTTATGCGGCAAGTCGCAGACAACACTTAGTCGAAAAAGTGATACCTGTTCTAACAAACGGTGACCTCGTTTTATGTGATCGTTTTGTAGATAGCTCCATTGCCTATCAAGGATACGCGAGAGGCATTGGGGAGGAAGGAATTTTCCAAATCAATGACTTTGCGACAGAGGGGATTCAACCCGACTTAACACTATATATCGATATCGATCCAGAAGAAGGAATTAATCGAATTCAACGAAGTGAAGGCAGTCGGGAAAACAACCGCCTAGACCAAGAAAAATTGACTTTCCATGAAAAAGTACGTGAAGGCTATTTGCAATTATTGAAAAAACATCCCAATCGGATCGTTAAGATTGATGGAAGCCAGAGCCCTGAAAAAGTGGCTGAAAATTGTATAGAACAAATTTTGACTCATTTTTCAACTAACAAGAAATTATAA
- a CDS encoding family 43 glycosylhydrolase: MAAYLFTHFIGEQKDGEQVYFSISKDGLNFLDLNQGTPILKSKLGEKGARDPFLIQGENKYFLIATDLRIEKELGWDHAQANGSRDILIWESTDLVYWREPWTATIAPKEAGNLWAPEAIYDPQAEAFLVFFASKVNGKHNIYYTHTTDFRSFTEAELFIEKSMNVIDTTITLSDGYYYRFTKNEENSRIFMDRSQTLLGEYEEVHSDYLEHLEGVEGPQIYQLSDGKWALIVDEFKKGTGYTIAISEDLSTGYFEPAPQFNFGKSIKRHGSVLKINDEEYNQLLKYYHQQNPVLDGLYADPDLVVFNEKFYIYPTSDGFTNWSGTSFSVFESEDLINWENKGVILDLASSQVKWTIGGAWAPCATEKDGKFYYYFTGKSIEGRSGIGVAYSDSPTGPFIAEDEPLLSPDLIEDYSLNMSQVIDPSVYNENDKYYLLFGNSAGGTAAIVELADDMRSVKMESLKEYEGLKDFREAITVLKRDNIYHFTWSGEDTRSENYHVNYGTSDSLYGPIHYHYPILQKNVDKGILGTGHHSILEYEGQYYIAYHSFGLPFSDFQDEERGYNRQTRISPLDFNEDGLMRRVIV, encoded by the coding sequence ATGGCTGCTTATTTATTCACTCATTTTATTGGAGAACAAAAAGATGGAGAGCAAGTATATTTTAGTATCAGCAAAGATGGATTAAACTTTTTAGACTTGAATCAAGGAACGCCTATTTTAAAAAGCAAGCTCGGAGAAAAAGGGGCACGCGATCCCTTTCTTATTCAAGGAGAAAATAAATATTTTTTAATTGCGACTGATCTTCGTATTGAAAAAGAACTTGGCTGGGATCATGCACAAGCGAATGGAAGCCGGGATATCCTTATTTGGGAATCGACAGATTTAGTTTATTGGAGGGAACCGTGGACGGCAACCATCGCTCCTAAGGAAGCAGGAAATTTATGGGCACCGGAGGCTATCTATGATCCACAGGCAGAAGCGTTTCTTGTCTTTTTTGCCTCAAAAGTAAATGGAAAGCACAATATTTACTATACTCATACGACTGATTTTCGTTCATTTACTGAAGCTGAGTTGTTTATAGAAAAAAGTATGAATGTCATTGATACAACTATTACGCTTAGTGATGGCTACTATTACCGCTTCACAAAAAACGAAGAAAACAGTCGGATTTTTATGGATCGAAGCCAGACATTACTTGGAGAATATGAAGAAGTTCATTCAGACTATCTCGAGCATTTAGAAGGTGTAGAAGGACCGCAAATTTATCAATTGTCGGATGGAAAGTGGGCATTGATTGTGGATGAATTTAAAAAAGGAACAGGCTATACGATTGCAATTAGTGAAGATCTTTCAACAGGCTACTTCGAGCCTGCTCCACAGTTTAACTTTGGAAAGTCTATTAAGCGTCATGGAAGTGTGCTTAAAATTAACGATGAAGAATATAATCAATTACTTAAATATTATCACCAACAAAATCCTGTATTGGACGGTTTATATGCCGATCCGGACTTGGTTGTATTTAACGAAAAATTTTACATATACCCGACATCAGATGGCTTTACCAATTGGTCAGGTACGAGTTTTTCAGTGTTTGAATCAGAAGATTTAATCAATTGGGAAAATAAAGGAGTCATTCTTGATTTGGCTTCAAGTCAAGTGAAGTGGACAATTGGAGGAGCTTGGGCGCCGTGTGCAACGGAGAAAGATGGAAAATTTTATTATTACTTTACTGGAAAGAGTATTGAGGGTCGTTCTGGAATCGGAGTGGCATATTCTGATAGTCCAACCGGTCCTTTTATTGCAGAAGATGAGCCTTTATTGAGCCCTGATTTGATTGAAGATTATTCATTAAATATGAGCCAAGTCATTGATCCATCGGTCTACAATGAAAATGACAAATATTATCTGCTATTTGGCAATTCAGCAGGGGGAACAGCTGCCATTGTTGAACTAGCTGATGATATGAGATCAGTGAAGATGGAGAGTTTGAAAGAATATGAAGGTTTGAAAGACTTTCGAGAAGCTATTACGGTTTTGAAACGTGATAACATCTACCATTTTACTTGGTCAGGAGAAGATACCCGTAGTGAAAATTACCATGTTAATTATGGTACATCGGATTCCCTCTATGGACCGATTCATTACCATTATCCGATTCTACAAAAGAATGTGGATAAAGGAATTTTAGGAACTGGACATCACAGTATTTTAGAATATGAAGGGCAATATTACATTGCCTATCATAGCTTCGGGCTGCCATTCTCAGACTTTCAGGATGAAGAAAGAGGTTATAACCGACAAACTCGCATTTCGCCGCTAGATTTTAATGAAGATGGATTAATGAGACGAGTAATTGTATAA
- a CDS encoding DUF2508 family protein — translation MAFHLLNKKQKNHYQKRIVDEQLTETMKEVYHKYQLLQELENAAYDVSDDLYILRKIEGAKYLFLMREARCRNISGDISTPKKAKTFRVKKRGYQRDHLFTQE, via the coding sequence ATGGCATTCCACTTACTGAATAAAAAACAAAAAAATCATTATCAGAAACGCATAGTGGATGAACAACTTACGGAAACAATGAAAGAAGTTTATCATAAGTACCAGTTACTCCAAGAGTTGGAAAATGCCGCTTATGATGTCTCCGATGATCTTTATATTTTAAGGAAAATAGAAGGTGCCAAATATCTTTTTTTAATGAGAGAAGCACGTTGCCGCAATATTTCAGGAGATATTTCTACGCCTAAAAAAGCAAAAACTTTTCGTGTAAAGAAACGTGGTTACCAACGAGATCACTTATTTACTCAAGAGTGA
- the holB gene encoding DNA polymerase III subunit delta' has translation MNEMSVKEKQPRLLELFVRSIRNQRLGHAYLFEGARGTGKKELANWIARTIFCENPQDGNPCFSCRSCLRIDEGNLPDLIELAPDGQSIKVDQIRQLKTEFFKSSVESSKKVYIIEDAEKMTISAANSLLTFLEEPGKDTYLFLLTTVKENILPTIRSRCQIIHFQPLKREVMEELLLSAGIDSQDAELLSAVTNDLEEAKGLAEDELFHALKEKSWNWFKLLTSSDPMAFIYVPTSLLEILKDKSHSLFYLDLLLFHYRDLLYVSFGNEEAVVQKKQLPEYKKMAQFLKDSKKITQAIESILQGKQALNANVQTQGVLESIVLKNQ, from the coding sequence ATGAATGAGATGTCAGTAAAAGAGAAGCAACCCAGACTTCTGGAATTGTTTGTTCGTTCCATCAGAAATCAGCGATTAGGCCATGCCTATCTTTTTGAAGGAGCACGAGGAACAGGAAAAAAAGAATTAGCAAACTGGATTGCCCGTACTATTTTCTGTGAAAACCCTCAAGATGGAAACCCGTGCTTTTCCTGTCGAAGCTGCTTACGGATTGATGAAGGAAATTTACCTGATTTAATTGAGCTGGCACCCGATGGTCAATCAATCAAGGTTGACCAGATTCGGCAGTTAAAAACAGAGTTTTTCAAGAGCTCAGTAGAAAGCAGCAAGAAAGTTTATATAATTGAAGATGCTGAGAAAATGACCATTAGTGCTGCAAATAGTCTTCTAACATTTTTAGAAGAACCTGGGAAAGATACTTATCTATTTTTGCTAACAACGGTAAAGGAAAACATTTTGCCTACCATTCGTTCGCGATGTCAAATCATCCATTTTCAACCGCTAAAGCGAGAAGTTATGGAAGAGCTGTTGTTGTCTGCAGGTATTGACTCGCAAGACGCAGAATTATTATCTGCTGTCACGAACGATTTGGAAGAGGCAAAAGGATTAGCTGAAGACGAATTATTTCATGCGTTAAAGGAAAAAAGTTGGAATTGGTTCAAGCTATTAACCTCTTCTGATCCCATGGCATTTATCTATGTTCCAACAAGCTTGTTGGAAATTTTAAAAGATAAGTCCCATAGTCTGTTTTATTTAGATTTATTATTGTTCCATTATCGCGATTTATTGTATGTATCTTTTGGAAATGAAGAGGCAGTTGTACAAAAAAAACAATTGCCAGAATATAAAAAAATGGCACAGTTTTTAAAAGACTCTAAAAAGATTACACAAGCAATTGAAAGTATTTTACAAGGCAAACAAGCTTTAAATGCAAATGTACAAACGCAGGGTGTCTTAGAAAGCATTGTACTTAAAAATCAATAG
- the recR gene encoding recombination mediator RecR, with amino-acid sequence MQYPEPIAKLIESFMKLPGIGQKTAARLAFFCLDMQEEEVVHFANALISTKRDLHYCSKCGNITESDPCIICSDETRLRSTVLVVENPRDIMSMEKIREYNGLYHVLHGVLSPMEGTGPEDLNIPNLIKRLQEEEINEVIIATNATAEGEATAMYLSRLIKPAGIKVTRLAYGLAVGSDIEYADEMTLFRAIDGRREL; translated from the coding sequence ATGCAGTATCCAGAACCAATAGCGAAATTAATCGAGAGCTTCATGAAGCTGCCTGGAATTGGCCAAAAGACAGCAGCTCGTCTGGCATTCTTTTGTTTAGATATGCAGGAAGAGGAAGTTGTCCATTTTGCTAATGCTTTAATCAGTACAAAAAGGGACTTGCACTACTGCTCAAAATGTGGAAACATCACAGAAAGCGATCCGTGTATCATTTGTTCTGATGAAACGAGATTACGGTCTACTGTGTTAGTAGTGGAAAACCCAAGAGATATTATGTCTATGGAAAAAATCCGAGAGTATAATGGTTTGTATCATGTCTTGCACGGTGTTCTTTCGCCGATGGAAGGGACCGGACCAGAAGATTTGAACATTCCTAATTTAATTAAACGCCTGCAAGAAGAAGAAATCAATGAAGTCATTATTGCGACGAATGCAACAGCCGAAGGAGAAGCGACGGCCATGTATCTTTCGCGTTTGATAAAACCAGCAGGTATTAAAGTAACTCGTTTGGCATATGGTTTGGCAGTCGGAAGCGATATTGAATATGCGGATGAGATGACGTTATTCCGAGCGATCGATGGAAGACGCGAACTGTAA
- a CDS encoding DNA replication initiation control protein YabA codes for MDKRALFDQFHRMESRVSAVGEDLIDVQEKLNQLIEENTTLQIENQHLRDRIDYLTKQMEENAASIEPEMSKSRLNLQKLYEDGFHVCNVYYGSRRLDDESCVFCLDVIYGEREQRH; via the coding sequence ATGGATAAACGAGCCTTGTTTGATCAGTTTCACCGTATGGAAAGTCGTGTTTCCGCAGTTGGAGAAGACTTAATCGATGTTCAGGAGAAATTAAATCAATTAATCGAGGAAAATACAACTTTACAGATTGAGAACCAACATTTACGGGACCGAATTGACTATTTGACGAAACAAATGGAAGAAAATGCAGCAAGCATTGAACCTGAAATGTCTAAATCACGATTAAATTTACAAAAATTATATGAAGATGGCTTTCATGTCTGTAATGTCTATTACGGTAGTCGCCGTTTAGATGATGAGTCATGTGTATTTTGTTTGGATGTCATCTACGGAGAACGGGAGCAACGCCATTGA
- a CDS encoding cyclic-di-AMP receptor: MKLIMAVIQDKDSALLSDELVEANIRATKLSSSGGFLRSGNTTFMIGVEDDRVEEVLNIIKVNCESREQYTTSPVSLDVSLDSSIPYPMQVHVGGATVFVLPVESFHRF, from the coding sequence ATGAAACTAATTATGGCTGTTATTCAAGATAAAGATAGTGCATTGCTATCAGATGAGTTGGTAGAAGCGAATATTCGAGCAACGAAACTATCTTCAAGTGGCGGGTTTCTTCGCTCCGGAAATACAACCTTTATGATTGGGGTAGAAGACGACCGTGTTGAAGAGGTTCTCAATATCATCAAGGTAAACTGTGAATCAAGAGAGCAATACACAACTTCACCAGTGAGCTTAGACGTTTCATTGGATAGTTCCATTCCGTACCCAATGCAAGTTCATGTTGGCGGTGCGACAGTATTTGTTCTTCCAGTAGAAAGTTTTCATCGATTCTAA
- a CDS encoding GIY-YIG nuclease family protein, whose product MNKEQNTNQEKRHYFYVLECADRSFYAGYTTEPERREKEHNTGIGCKYTKSRRPVRMIHREGFATRSEATKAEAAFKKLTRKEKEKRVGRDGDTEEL is encoded by the coding sequence GTGAATAAGGAACAAAATACAAACCAAGAGAAGCGCCATTATTTTTATGTATTGGAGTGTGCAGACCGGTCTTTTTACGCCGGTTACACAACCGAACCGGAACGGCGTGAAAAGGAACATAATACTGGAATTGGATGTAAATATACAAAAAGCAGGCGTCCTGTCAGAATGATTCACCGAGAAGGATTTGCTACGCGGAGTGAAGCAACGAAGGCAGAGGCTGCTTTTAAAAAGTTAACTCGGAAAGAAAAGGAAAAGAGGGTAGGAAGAGATGGAGACACAGAAGAGTTATGA
- a CDS encoding AraC family transcriptional regulator, which produces MYHIHSNIFNPEIIYVVDFWNEKKNLRGYHHHDFIEISIVLEGTVDYEFNETRTRLHAGDALLFNPGIPHTEIHPRGMESHELHIGLSNILIEGLPFNNFPNKNPVLDLGIYKEEFVKKAWQLTNEFNNHGLHHELMGKGILLEMLVLILRCLSSQQSDEFLANISEKDKKKQTLVNHTVYYLENHHQEDITLETLADMLYISPTQLSKVFRTITGKSPIKYLIEIRLKHAYELLIHTNLTIKEISEEVGYQDPFYFSKLFKKHYGLAPSKTRKKINLNSFCLFPIPE; this is translated from the coding sequence ATGTACCATATTCATTCAAATATATTTAATCCTGAAATCATATATGTTGTTGATTTTTGGAATGAAAAGAAGAATCTTAGAGGATATCATCATCATGATTTTATTGAGATTAGTATCGTACTGGAGGGAACGGTTGATTATGAATTCAACGAGACACGTACAAGATTACATGCTGGTGATGCTTTGCTTTTCAATCCTGGTATCCCTCATACGGAAATTCACCCGAGAGGAATGGAATCTCACGAACTTCATATCGGACTTTCCAACATCCTCATTGAAGGACTGCCTTTTAATAATTTCCCAAATAAAAACCCCGTCCTTGATCTGGGAATTTATAAAGAGGAATTTGTAAAAAAAGCATGGCAGCTTACAAATGAGTTCAATAATCATGGTTTACATCATGAACTCATGGGAAAAGGGATTCTTCTTGAGATGCTTGTATTAATTTTAAGATGCTTAAGTTCTCAACAATCAGATGAATTCTTAGCAAATATCTCCGAAAAAGATAAGAAAAAACAAACACTCGTGAATCACACGGTTTACTACCTTGAGAATCATCATCAGGAGGATATTACATTAGAAACTTTAGCAGACATGCTCTACATAAGTCCCACTCAGTTATCAAAGGTTTTTCGTACCATTACAGGTAAAAGTCCAATTAAGTATCTCATTGAAATTCGATTAAAGCATGCATATGAATTACTCATCCATACAAATCTGACGATCAAAGAAATCTCCGAAGAAGTAGGATATCAAGATCCATTCTATTTTAGTAAACTCTTCAAAAAACATTATGGCCTCGCTCCTTCTAAAACCCGCAAAAAAATAAATCTTAATTCATTTTGCCTCTTTCCTATACCTGAATAA
- the rsmI gene encoding 16S rRNA (cytidine(1402)-2'-O)-methyltransferase: protein METQKSYEVQTTGTLYLVPTPIGNLGDMTFRAVEVLKEVDWIASEDTRNTRKLLTHFDILTQQLSFHEHNTQERIPQLIAMLESGESIAQVSDAGMPSISDPGHELVQACIEASIPVVPLPGANAGITALIASGLTPQPFTFIGFLKRKKKDQRAQWKALEQKEETMIFYESPYRLKETIENLAAVLGEERRVVICRELTKRYEEFVRGNAKDVLEWLNQKTVKGEICLLVEGNQNPEAVVEKEPFPEDLKEHVEIVMQEEDVSSKDAIKQVAKLRNRKKQEVYQAYHEI, encoded by the coding sequence ATGGAGACACAGAAGAGTTATGAAGTTCAGACAACGGGAACGTTGTATCTTGTTCCTACACCGATTGGGAATTTAGGAGATATGACTTTTCGAGCGGTAGAGGTACTGAAAGAGGTTGATTGGATTGCTTCTGAAGATACAAGAAATACTCGAAAGTTATTAACTCATTTTGATATTTTGACTCAACAGCTTAGTTTTCATGAGCATAATACCCAAGAACGCATTCCGCAGCTTATAGCGATGTTAGAGTCGGGAGAATCGATTGCACAGGTAAGTGATGCAGGAATGCCTTCGATCAGCGACCCTGGCCATGAGCTCGTTCAAGCTTGTATTGAAGCCAGTATCCCGGTTGTACCTTTACCCGGAGCGAATGCAGGTATTACTGCGTTGATTGCTTCCGGTCTCACGCCGCAGCCTTTTACCTTTATTGGATTTTTAAAAAGAAAGAAAAAAGACCAGCGTGCACAATGGAAAGCTTTGGAGCAAAAAGAAGAGACGATGATTTTTTATGAATCTCCTTATCGTTTAAAGGAGACGATCGAGAATCTAGCTGCCGTGCTGGGTGAAGAACGCCGCGTAGTCATTTGTCGTGAATTGACGAAACGCTATGAGGAATTTGTCCGCGGAAATGCAAAAGATGTATTAGAATGGTTGAATCAGAAAACCGTAAAGGGAGAAATTTGTTTACTTGTAGAGGGTAATCAAAATCCAGAAGCAGTTGTCGAGAAAGAGCCATTTCCTGAAGATTTGAAAGAACATGTTGAAATAGTTATGCAGGAAGAAGATGTTTCTTCCAAAGACGCTATTAAGCAAGTCGCGAAATTAAGAAATAGAAAGAAACAAGAAGTATATCAAGCCTATCACGAGATTTAA
- a CDS encoding YbaB/EbfC family nucleoid-associated protein → MRGNMGNMQGMMKQMQKMQKQIEETQEVLNQTEYVGAAANDLVMITMTGDKKVVDVKVKVEAVDPDDVEMLQDLILMATNDALEKVETDQTAKLGKFAKGMPGF, encoded by the coding sequence ATGCGTGGAAATATGGGAAATATGCAAGGCATGATGAAACAAATGCAAAAAATGCAAAAACAAATTGAGGAAACACAAGAAGTATTGAATCAAACAGAGTATGTGGGGGCAGCAGCTAATGATTTAGTCATGATCACAATGACCGGCGATAAAAAGGTTGTTGATGTAAAAGTAAAAGTGGAAGCAGTTGATCCAGACGACGTTGAAATGCTGCAAGATCTTATCTTGATGGCAACCAATGATGCTCTTGAGAAAGTAGAAACCGATCAGACAGCAAAATTAGGCAAATTTGCAAAAGGAATGCCTGGTTTTTAG